The following nucleotide sequence is from Psychroflexus torquis ATCC 700755.
ATTGTGAGGATTAGAAGATCCTTGGTTTTTAGATAGTACATCGTGAACACCAACAGCTTCTAAAACCATACGTGTAGGTCCACCAGCTATAACACCGGTACCTGCAGAAGCTGGTAATAAAAATACTCTGGCACCACCATACTTACCTAACTGCTCGTGCGGTAAAGTAGATTTGTGTAAAGGAATTCTAACTAAGTTTTTCTTAGCATCTTCTACACCTTTAGAGATAGCGTCAGCAACTTCCTTGGATTTACCCAATCCGTGACCAACTACTCCATTTTCATCACCTACTACAACAATAGCAGAGAATCCAAAAGCTCTACCACCTTTAGTGACTTTAGTAACTCGTTGAACTCCTACTAGACGATCTTTAAGATCTAATCCACCAGGTTTTACAGTTTCAACGTTTTTATAATCTTGATACATATTTTTAGAATTTTAAGCCTCCCTTACGAGCACCTTCGGCTAATGATTTAACTCTACCGTGGTATAAATAACCACTCCTATCGAAAGAAATTGAATCAATCTTCTTATCCAAAGCCTTTTTGGCTATGGCCTCACCAACAATAACAGAAGCTTCGCTTTTTGTTTTGTTAGCAACGTCAATTCCTTTATCTCTTGATGATGCAGATGCAACTGTTATTGCATTTACATCGTCAATCAATTGCGCATAGATCTCGTTATTACTTCTGAATACGGAAAGTCTTGGTTTTACTGGAGTACCAGTAATAGTCTTTCTTATACGCTTGCGTATCTTGTGTCTTCTTTTTTCTTTAGAAAATCCCATAATTAAGCTGATTTACCTGCTTTTCTTCTTATATATTCACCAACATATTTAATACCTTTTCCTTTATAAGGTTCTGGTCTTCTAAATGAACGAATTTTAGCAGCGACTTGTGAAACAAGTTGTTTGTCAAATGACGTTAATTTTATAATTGGATTCTTACCTTTTTCTGAAATAGTTTCGAGTTGTACTTCAGACGCTAAATTTAAAACAATGTTATGAGAAAAACCAACGGCGATATCTAATTTTTGACCTTGATTGGTAGCTCTGTAACCAACTCCAACAAGTTCTAATTCTTTAGTAAAACCTTTAGTAACTCCTTCTATCATATTAAACACTAGAGATCTATAAAGACCATGCTTAGCTTTATGTGTTTTTTTATCGGAAGGTCTTTCAAAAAATATTTCATTATCCTCTATCTTGACCGTAATTTCTTGGAAAGTTTGTTTCAACTCACCAAGCTTACCCTTTACTGTTATAGTATCGACTGTTAAGTCGACTGTAACACCATCTGGAATACTAATTGGACTGTAACCTATTCTTGACATAATTTTTGTCTTTTTAAATTAGTATACGTAACAAAGAATTTCACCTCCAACATGTTCTCTCTGAGCTTGTCTTCCTGTCATAACTCCATTAGAAGTTGATACAATTGAAATTCCTAAGCCATTTAAGACTCTAGGGATTTCCTCGGAACCGGAATACTTTCTCAAACCAGGTCTACTCACTCTCTGTAATTTTTTGATTACCGGATCGTTTGTAAACTTATCATATTTTAAAGCTATCTTAATAACACCTTGATTATCGGCATCAATAAACTTATAACTTAAAATATATCCCTGATCGAACAAAATTTTTGTGATCTCCTTTTTTAGGTTAGAAGCCGGTATTTCAACAACTCTGTGAGTGGCCAAAACTGCGTTTCTAACTCTAGTTAAATAATCTGCAACTGGATCAATATTCATTTTATTGCACTTTTTAAATTAATTACCAACTTGCTTTTTTTACCCCTGGAATAAGACCTTGATTAGCCATTTCTCTAAAAGTAACTCGAGAAAGACCAAATTGTCTCATATATCCCTTAGGTCTACCTGTAAGCTTACATCGGTTATGCATTCTCACAGGAGAAGCATTCTTAGGTAGTTTTTGTAAACCTTCAAAATCTCCAGCTTCTTTCAAAGCTTTTCTTTTTTCGGCGTATTTTTCAACCGTTTTCTGGCGTTTCACCTCACGGGCTTTCATTGATTCTTTTGCCATAATTATTTCTTTTTAAATGGTAATCCCAATTCAGTCAATAATGATTTTGCCTCTTGATCAGTATCTGCTGATGTGACAAAACTTATATCCATCCCTTGAATTCTATTCACTCTATCAATGTTTATTTCCGGAAAGATTATTTGCTCAATAATACCTAAGTTGTAATTTCCTCTTCCATCAAATCCATCTGATTTGATACCGCTGAAATCTCTTACTCGTGGTAAAGCTGAAGTGATTAATCTATCCAAAAATTCATACATTCTATATCCACGTAAAGTTACTTTAACACCTATAGGCATTCCCTTTCTTAATTTGAAAGAGGCAACATCCTTTTTTGATATAGTCTGAACAGCTTTCTGACCTGTAATTGTTGAAAACTCTTCGATAGAATGATCTATCAATTTTTTATCAGCAATTGCAGCACCAACACCTCTACTTAAAACTATTTTTTTAAGTCTTGGCACCTCCATAGGATTGGAATAACTAAACTCTTCACGAAGAGCAGGAAGTATTTTGCTGTTATATTCTTCTTTTAATCTTGGTACGTAACTCATAATTAAATAGCTTCATTGGTTTTCTTAGCAACTCTAATCCTTTTGCCATCTTCAACTTTAGTACCTAATCTTGTACTCTTACCTTCTTTAGTGATAAGAGATAAATTAGACATGTGGATTGGGGCTTCTTTCTTAGTAATTCCACCTTGTGGATTAGTTGCAGAGGGCTTTTGATGTTTAGAAATCATGTTGATTGCTTCAACAATAGCCTTTTCTTTTTTAACAAGTATATCAAGTATCTTACCTTCTTGTCCTTTATGATCACCAGCAATTACTCTTACTTGATCACCTTTTTTTATTCTACTTCTTTTCATAATGATAGATTAAAGCACCTCTGGTGCAAGTGAAACAATTTTCATAAACTGATTCTCACGAAGTTCTTTGGCAACTGGACCAAATACACGTGTTCCTCTCATCTCTCCTGTAGGGTTTAATAAAACGCAGGCATTGTCGTCGAAGCGGATGTAAGATCCATCTGGACGTCTTACCTCTTTACTTGTTCTAACAACCACGGCTGTAGAAACAGCACCTTTTTTAATATTACCATTGGGAGTTGCTTCTTTAACGCTGACTACAACTTTATCGCCAACAGAAGCATATCGCCTATTCGTACCACCAAGGACACGAATAACTAAAACTTGCTTAGCACCAGTGTTATCTGCTACTCTTAATCTTGATTCTTGTTGTACCATAGTTATTTAGCTCTTTCAATTATATCAACCAATCTCCAACGTTTTGTTTTGCTGAGAGGTCTGGTTTCCATAATTCTTACGGTATCACCGTCGTTACA
It contains:
- the rplE gene encoding 50S ribosomal protein L5 gives rise to the protein MSYVPRLKEEYNSKILPALREEFSYSNPMEVPRLKKIVLSRGVGAAIADKKLIDHSIEEFSTITGQKAVQTISKKDVASFKLRKGMPIGVKVTLRGYRMYEFLDRLITSALPRVRDFSGIKSDGFDGRGNYNLGIIEQIIFPEINIDRVNRIQGMDISFVTSADTDQEAKSLLTELGLPFKKK
- the rplR gene encoding 50S ribosomal protein L18, with product MGFSKEKRRHKIRKRIRKTITGTPVKPRLSVFRSNNEIYAQLIDDVNAITVASASSRDKGIDVANKTKSEASVIVGEAIAKKALDKKIDSISFDRSGYLYHGRVKSLAEGARKGGLKF
- the rpsN gene encoding 30S ribosomal protein S14, with product MAKESMKAREVKRQKTVEKYAEKRKALKEAGDFEGLQKLPKNASPVRMHNRCKLTGRPKGYMRQFGLSRVTFREMANQGLIPGVKKASW
- the rplN gene encoding 50S ribosomal protein L14 — translated: MVQQESRLRVADNTGAKQVLVIRVLGGTNRRYASVGDKVVVSVKEATPNGNIKKGAVSTAVVVRTSKEVRRPDGSYIRFDDNACVLLNPTGEMRGTRVFGPVAKELRENQFMKIVSLAPEVL
- the rplF gene encoding 50S ribosomal protein L6, which gives rise to MSRIGYSPISIPDGVTVDLTVDTITVKGKLGELKQTFQEITVKIEDNEIFFERPSDKKTHKAKHGLYRSLVFNMIEGVTKGFTKELELVGVGYRATNQGQKLDIAVGFSHNIVLNLASEVQLETISEKGKNPIIKLTSFDKQLVSQVAAKIRSFRRPEPYKGKGIKYVGEYIRRKAGKSA
- the rpsE gene encoding 30S ribosomal protein S5, which encodes MYQDYKNVETVKPGGLDLKDRLVGVQRVTKVTKGGRAFGFSAIVVVGDENGVVGHGLGKSKEVADAISKGVEDAKKNLVRIPLHKSTLPHEQLGKYGGARVFLLPASAGTGVIAGGPTRMVLEAVGVHDVLSKNQGSSNPHNMVKATFDALLKLRGADQIAKQRGITLEKLFNG
- the rpsH gene encoding 30S ribosomal protein S8, which codes for MNIDPVADYLTRVRNAVLATHRVVEIPASNLKKEITKILFDQGYILSYKFIDADNQGVIKIALKYDKFTNDPVIKKLQRVSRPGLRKYSGSEEIPRVLNGLGISIVSTSNGVMTGRQAQREHVGGEILCYVY
- the rplX gene encoding 50S ribosomal protein L24 — translated: MKRSRIKKGDQVRVIAGDHKGQEGKILDILVKKEKAIVEAINMISKHQKPSATNPQGGITKKEAPIHMSNLSLITKEGKSTRLGTKVEDGKRIRVAKKTNEAI